One Triticum urartu cultivar G1812 unplaced genomic scaffold, Tu2.1 TuUngrouped_contig_9092, whole genome shotgun sequence genomic window, ACATTTTTCTAGTCAAATATGTGTTCAAACTTCCAAAATATGATGAGGACTAATAAACCTGGATGGAGGTAGTAACTTAGTATAGGGAAATTTATTTTGTTTGTTCCTCTCAAATGATAAAACCTATTGACTTCAAACTTTACAGGTCGATAACACTTTTGAACTAAAATGTTGGAAAACATGTTTGGATTTTTTTGGCCTAATATAAATTTATGAAATGAGATTTTGCTGTTAAGTATTTATGTTGCACAACAGAATTGACTGTTTGTGTCACAATGACATCCAGGCATAGCCGAGGGAGAGCCGCTGCTTTAGCATGAGCACACGTTAATTAAAAGGATAAACTCAAATCCCTAACAAGAACTTTCTTTTAGAACAAACTCAGAGGGGACTGAATTGGAACAAACTGAAACTGGCTGGAAGAGGTAAATCACCTTGGACCGGTGCTTAGATCGCCAGAATTAGAATTAGAACACTTCATTGATTTGTAAGGGGAGTCGTGATGCTTTTGCTTTGGTACCAGTTGCTTCTTTCCAACATCAGACTCCTGTTTATTAGTTAGTGATCGACACATTACAGGTTGTATGTTCCTTCCTAAGTTGAGAATTTCACACCTCTTCCCTGCAATAACACAACAGATCAATATTCAGGTGAAGCTATTACTTACAGTTTCacaatttgatttttttttcctATTTATGTTATCCAATGTTGCATTTGGAGAAGTTAAAAGTCAAGATGATATCTAGAATGGTGCAGACCTGATAGTAAGCTAATAGTTCAATCTCAAAATTTCAAGCAAAGTAACATCAGTTAAACTGAATGTGGATTGTTCAGATAGTCCATATCAGCATCACTGCTTTCATTCATCAAGAAAAGCTAGTACAGAGCCATTATGCCTCCATGAAGTTTGCACCTGGCATCCTGGTAGCATCCAAGACTGGAAGTGACACCGACGTTGACCGAGAAGCATTCAAGATTATAAAAGGAGTTGGGATATACATTTTTATTGAAGTTCTTGGCTGCTGAGATGTGTATCTTTCAGGTGGGTACCACTCAATCCATATGTCCATCCCTACAATACTACAGCAGAAAGACAAAATTTAAAACTATATCTCATTGGCTACTCTCCAGATTTGAGCTTCTCCTTTTGTGCATTTGCATCAAAGAAGAGAAGAGGAGGAGCTAGCATACCTACAGATGGGTTGGTGACGGTGAAGTAGCCCGCAAGTACACGCAACTCTGACACGGGAAGCCGGCTCCTCCACGCTGCTGAGACATGGGAAACAATAAAGTAATAAGTCTCAATGGACGACCACTATTTTGAGCAGGTTTGCAGAGCGAAAGACGAACTTGGTTTTACAGGTGCTTTTCTTGAACAGTTCTACACAGGGAATGAAGATACTCGAGTGGTTCGCGATGCTTATGGCAGTTCGCGATGCTTACTTGGACTGCACAGGGAAAATTAAGAAGGATTTAAAGGCAAGCATAAAGAACCCATATATAATACAAACTGAGACACATGGTTACCGTTGGCATCTTCAGTGGCATCTGGTTCTTCTTGTATAACTGTCA contains:
- the LOC125532111 gene encoding uncharacterized protein LOC125532111, with amino-acid sequence MDIWIEWYPPERYTSQQPRTSIKMYIPTPFIILNASRSTSVSLPVLDATRMPGKRCEILNLGRNIQPVMCRSLTNKQESDVGKKQLVPKQKHHDSPYKSMKCSNSNSGDLSTGPSGSPSAMPGCHCDTNSQFCCAT